One window of the Candidatus Saccharibacteria bacterium genome contains the following:
- a CDS encoding NUDIX domain-containing protein yields the protein MSEINKQKEHVICRSELIALGGAIPVAAGIIVLEKGLGSRPVSDLSRLPDTASIVVAVSRARKEYTLPGGKKDSGDLSLQYTCRRELEEELGIIPAYFPEFYTRDVGPAVHDPTILVDVSAYRITNFLGNIRRCGEIDDVAAVPVFDTSPPVRLGGLVLDVLDSLRLAA from the coding sequence AGCACGTTATATGCAGAAGTGAACTTATTGCACTGGGAGGCGCTATCCCAGTTGCTGCAGGCATAATAGTACTTGAAAAAGGTCTCGGGTCTCGGCCAGTAAGTGATTTAAGTCGTTTGCCAGATACCGCAAGTATCGTCGTGGCGGTTTCACGCGCGCGAAAAGAATACACGTTGCCCGGGGGTAAAAAGGATTCAGGTGATTTGAGTTTGCAGTACACCTGCAGGAGAGAGCTTGAGGAAGAGCTCGGAATAATACCTGCTTATTTCCCAGAGTTTTATACTCGAGACGTAGGCCCTGCCGTACATGACCCGACAATTTTAGTTGATGTAAGTGCGTATCGTATAACGAACTTCCTGGGGAATATACGTCGATGCGGAGAAATAGACGATGTGGCGGCTGTACCAGTTTTTGATACATCACCCCCAGTGCGGTTAGGTGGGTTAGTCCTTGATGTTTTGGATAGCCTTCGTCTGGCCGCGTAG